The DNA sequence CTGGGTCTCGCGAACGCCGACCTCGTCTTTGTCGCGCGTCCGGACGATCCCGAACGCCCCCCGCACATGGTGGAGCATCTCGTCGTCTCGGTCGCGTCCGGGACCGGGGCGGACCGATTCGAGGGGGTGTCGCTTCCCGTGGCGGGGTCGACGACCGGGGCGGCGTTCGTGGCACGGCAACCCTCGCGTGGTCACTGGCTCGACCGCGCGGTCACGCCTACCGTTCGCGACGGGTTCGGCCCGGTACTGGCGGCGCCGATGCGCGCGTTCGACGCCACCACCGGCGTTCTCGTGGCAGTGCGCGCGGACGGACGGCCCGCCTTCACCCGGGACGACGTCGAGATGACCGCCCACTTCGCGGACCAGGCTGCGCTCGCCCTCCACCTGGAGGCCTCCGCCACCCGCGCCCGGCAGATGGAGGTCCTCGCCGAACGGGAGCGCATCGCGCGGGACCTGCACGATCACGTGATCCAGCACATTTTCGCCGCGGGCCTGAGCTTGCAGGGGACGCTCCAGCGCACCCGGTCCCCCGATGTCCGTGAACGGCTGACGAGAACCATCGACACCCTCCAGGACATCGTGCAGGAGATCCGCACGACGATCTTCGACCTCCACACCGAGGACACGCAGACGACCCGCCTGAGGCAGCGCATCCACGAGGTGATCGACCAACAACTCGGGGACTCCTCCCTGTGCACACGCGTCCGCATCTCCGGTCCCCTGTCCGTGGTGGGCCCGCGCACCGCCGAACACGTCGTCGCGGTGCTACGTGAGTCGGTGACCAACGTCGTCCGCCACGCACGGGCCGAGTCCATGACGGTCACCGTGGGGATCGGGGACGACATCGTGGTGGAGGTGGCCGACGACGGGGTCGGTCTGGAGGAGTCGACCGACCGGAGCGGACTGGCCAACCTCAGGCGACGCGCCGACGACCTCGGTGGCACGTTCGCCACGTCGACGCACGCCGGGGGAACGGTGATCCGATGGTCGGTGCCACGTCGGTGACGACCTCGTCGTCGTCACCCACCGGGCCTGTCCCTCCCGGGCCATCTCGAGACCACCCCCGACCCGCATTCCATTGTGCTAGTCCCACACGAGGCGGATGATGAGGATCGAGTGATAAGTCCAGGTGGGGCACGTCAGAAGCGACGAGCGCTCGCCGATGCTCGAGCAGGGAGGCACACGACCATGCGCACACTGATCGTCTTTGAATCGATGTACGGCTGCACCCACGACATCGCCGATGCGATCGCACGCGGAGTCGGACAGGTGGGTGACGTGACGACTGTCCCCGTCTCGCACGCCGGTGACGAGGACACCTCGGCCTACGACCTGGTGATCGTGGGCGGCCCCACCCACGTCCACGGGATGAGCCGCGAGTCGACCCGGCAGGGCGCGGTCGAGGCCGCCGACCGACCGGACAGCACGCTGACGGTCGAGCCCGACGCGGCCGGCCCGGGGATCCGGGACTGGCTCGGGGGACTTCCCCGGAGCGAGGGCTCCGCGGCGGCGTTCGACACCCGCGTCGACAAGCCCGCGATCCTCACCGGGCGGGCATCCAAGGGGATCTCGAAGAAGCTGGCGAGCCTGGGGTTCAGCCTCGTCGCCGAGCCCGAGAGCTTCCTGGTCACGTCCGAGACCGAGCTGATCCAGGGCGAAGACGCCCGCGCAGAGCAGTGGGGGCAGAGGGTGGCCGCGCGGCTCCAGTGACCCAGCGCTTCGCCGGCGGCGTCGGAGGAGCACACCCCGGCACTGCTCGCATCGTGTGGAGACCGGGGGTTGACGTTATTGGCAGACTCGGTGGATGCAGAGCAACCGAGACAGGGTGATCACCCCTGCACAGGCGTTCAGGCTCGGCTTCTCGCCTCTGGGGTGTGTCGCCGTTCTGCTGCCGATGATCCCCAACGTTCTCTGGGTGCTCCTCCCCCCGGTCTTCTCCCCGCTGACGGCGGACACGCCCTTTCCGCCGTGGGTCCATGTGATCGGGCTCGTCTGCCAGTCGGTGATGATCGCCCTGCTCATACTGGTCATCAACACGCGACGACGATCCACACCGGGCACCGCGGTCGTCGGCCTCATCGGTGCTCTGGCCCTGCTCGGTTACCTGGTGTTGTGGGTGTTGTACTTTCTCACGCCGATCACGCCGACCATTCTGGTGATGATGGCGATTCTGCCCTCGGTCTACTTCCTCTGCGTGGGGTTGTACCTGCAGAACTATCCCTCGCTCGTCCCGGCAGCTCTTTTCGCGTCCATCCACATTTCGGACACCGCGATGAGCTACCTCTAGACCGCCCTGTATCAGCGCTGCACGCGCACGGCATCATCGGCGATGCGGAAAGCTTCACGGTCGACGCCGTCCTGATGAGGTCAACCGGGCGGCCCCGACATGCTGCTGGTGCGCGACGACTACCCGCCGTCCCGCCTGGATCACGGGCCGGAAGAGGCTCCCCCATGGGAACCGGCGATCACCCCCTCCCCTCACTCTCCCCCGAACCACGCCCGACTGAGCTCGGCGTACCTGCCGTCCGAGTGCAGCAGCTCGTCATGAGTCCCGGATTCCACGATCCGGCCGTGCTCCATCACCAGGATCCGGTCCGCGGCCGCGGCCTGGCTCAGCCGGTGCGCCACCACCAGTCCCGCCCGGCCCCGCAGCACTGCGGCGGCCGCGGAGTCGAGGCGACGAGCCCCGGCGGAGCCGGCCTCGGCGGTGGCCTC is a window from the Dietzia sp. JS16-p6b genome containing:
- a CDS encoding GAF domain-containing sensor histidine kinase — encoded protein: MTAESGSANDRPPVAGAPRDSRDALVDAMLAITSDLGLETTLRSIVRSAMDLLDARYGALGVLGEDQTLSDFLFEGIDEETRQRIGRRPNGDGVLGLLIAQPEVVRLRDLRRHPAAVGFPSHHPTMTTFLGAPIRVRGSLYGNLYLAGKNRGEHFTEDDETVIRSLAAAAGIAIDNARNHENAQTRLRWIEAARDVRTELLAGVGDREVLALITRRVLGLANADLVFVARPDDPERPPHMVEHLVVSVASGTGADRFEGVSLPVAGSTTGAAFVARQPSRGHWLDRAVTPTVRDGFGPVLAAPMRAFDATTGVLVAVRADGRPAFTRDDVEMTAHFADQAALALHLEASATRARQMEVLAERERIARDLHDHVIQHIFAAGLSLQGTLQRTRSPDVRERLTRTIDTLQDIVQEIRTTIFDLHTEDTQTTRLRQRIHEVIDQQLGDSSLCTRVRISGPLSVVGPRTAEHVVAVLRESVTNVVRHARAESMTVTVGIGDDIVVEVADDGVGLEESTDRSGLANLRRRADDLGGTFATSTHAGGTVIRWSVPRR
- a CDS encoding flavodoxin domain-containing protein, whose translation is MRTLIVFESMYGCTHDIADAIARGVGQVGDVTTVPVSHAGDEDTSAYDLVIVGGPTHVHGMSRESTRQGAVEAADRPDSTLTVEPDAAGPGIRDWLGGLPRSEGSAAAFDTRVDKPAILTGRASKGISKKLASLGFSLVAEPESFLVTSETELIQGEDARAEQWGQRVAARLQ